The window TACTCGTCTAATTCAGTTTTTACTTTTTCTTTAAGTTCTTCTTCAGACTTGATGTTTCCTTCTCCGTATACTTTATCGAATAGATCCTGGTTAAGCTCTGCCAGGTTCAATGTATAGAAGTCTTTTACTTTTACTTCTAATTCATTGTGGTGCAGGTGCTCAACTTCTTCTTTGCTGAATCCTAATTCTTTAGCTAATTCTTCATCTCCTGCAAGCGTTTCTTTCGTTACTTTTACAGATCCATCCATTTTCAAACCTTTTACCAATTTGAAAGCTTCTTTGTTTTCAGCAGTAATGGTAAGGTTTTTTGGGTGGTGGTGGTGCTCTCCTTCAGCATCTTCTTCCACAACCTGAGAAACTTCTAAAGCAATGTAAGAATCTTTTGTGATTTTATCTTGAGGAACCTGCTCTGCGAAACGTTTCTGCATGTTTTCAATACTCTTGCTGATTTCTTTTTCAGAAGCTTCTACTTTGTAGTGAGGCGCTTCATATTTAGCTAAATCTATCGTGAATTCAGGCTCATATCCTACTTCGAAAGCAACTTCTATTTGATCAGCGTTGTAATTTAATTCGTTTACTGGCTGAGGAACAGGCTGACCAACTAATCTTAGTTTGTTTTCATTAACATAGTTGTTTAAAGCATCAGAAACCTGTCTGTTGATTTCTTCAAATGCAATACCTGCTTCATATTGTTTTTTAACCATACTTAAAGGCACTTTCCCTTTTCTGAATCCAGGAACTTGCGCATTTTTAGCATAATTAATCAACTGCTTCTCTACTTTTTCTTTGTAGTCAGATTTTTCCAATGTTACTGTAAGCAATGCACTTACGTCATCATGGTTTTGTGCGGTAACCTTCATTATTGATTAAAATTTTAGGTTGCAAAAATATGAATTTTTTATGAAAATCACCCATTTAAAATCAACTTATAACGCCAAATATTGTTAAATAAAAAACCACCGGAAAATTCCGGTGGTTCAAACAAGATTAAAGGGTATATTAATTAATAATATTATAATTCGCCTGTGCGTCTGTTTCACCCCCTGTATGCGTTCCGTAGATTACCCCGTTTCCACTTACAGCAGAAGTTTCAGAAACCGTTACCGGCTCGTGGAATAATGTAAGAACCAGCTGACTAGGTGCAGAGGCATTTTTTACAGCGGTATTGACTACCCATTTCGTTTTCAGTCCTACACGGTTTCCGTCTCCTCTGGTTGAACTGGAATCATCTGTACGTGTCAAAGTAATATCGGAGTTGGGAAAGTTATATACCAGGAAATGCTCATCTTTTGCATCTTTAATTTCCTGAGTGGCATCTTCATCACCATTTTTGAAAATAACTTCTACGTTATAAGTATGTCCATTGATCAGTTTCACGTTAGGATTCGTTGTGCTGTTCACCTGATAATCATAAACCACAGGAGTTCCTGTAGCAACATCCGTTACTCTTAGCAGAACATCTGAAAGTTCTTCCTGAGGAAGGTCATCTGCTTCATCATCACTTCTGTTACACGATGTTAAGCTTAAAGAAACTGCGAAAAAAAGTACCAGGATAAGCGTTGTATTTTTAAAAATATTTTTCATGTTTTTGATTTTAAGTAATTAAAATTGATATTTAAGAGTTACAATAAAGTTTCTTCCCATTTCGTTGGAAAAGAAGCGAAGTCTGTTCAGGTAATCTCTGTGAGACTTATTGAATACATTCCGGACTGAAAAATCAATTCCGAAGTTTTTAGACAGATTCACCCCTGTCTGAAGGTTCCAAAGGGAATATCCGCTTGGAGGTGTTGAGATATCCACTTCTTCATTGTAAGCATTTCCGTCCGAATCGAATAATCTGATCGGAACATTGTAAACCGGAAACCTCGTCTGCTTAAGATAGGTATTGTTGCTTACCGTGAAATAGAAGTTTTTCCATTCTTTTTTATTGAATTCCAATGAATTGTTAAAATTCGGAGGCATCATAAGAATAAGCGGTACATCATGGGTCGTATCCTGCCCATACACATAAGAGCCACTTCCTTTGTAGGTAAGATGATCTGTGATCTTCAGCTGAGCATCAACGTCCAATCCATACATTTTTGCATTGATCTGCTGATAGCTGTACACTACAAAAGCTCCTCCCCACTGGGTATTCTGATATCCTGTAGGGATCTGATTGATAAAATTCTGAGTGTAAAAGAAATAGGGATTTACCGAGATATTCAGTCCTTTTAAAACATTTGCCTTGACATCTGCCACCAGGTTGAACTGATTACCGGTTTCACTTTTCATTCTCATATCTCCTCTTTCAATAATGGCTGCCGAGTGGTGAAGACCATCAGCAAAAAGTTCTGCAATATTCGGAGACCTTGAAACTCTGGCATAGTTAAATTTCAGGTTAAAATATTCAGAAGGGTGATACACAATTCCTCCGTTTACTGAAATATTATTATACGTTAAAGAGGGTCTGGTGAGAATCCTGTTCTGGTTAATTCTTACTACGAAATCAGAATAATCTGCAGCATAAGTCTTATTCCAGTCGCTCAGATCATACCATTTTGTTACTTCATAATGATCGTAATCGTATCTGCCACCCAGCTCAAGATCGAGTTCAGGCGCAATTTTGTATTTTAATACGGAATAAATTCCCGCATAATATCTGTCATAGTTCGGCACAAGACGTCTTGCCTCCGTCTGCGTATTGGAATAGTTGTTCTGATATCCTGCATTAATCCCTGTTTCAAGATTCCAGTTCCCTCTTTCTATCAGGTGGTTCACATTCAGGTCATTGGTGATCAGTTCCAGATCCAGTGCCGGCTTTTTGCTTAAGGCTTCAGTACGTCTTATATCATATTCTTTTCTATGATTGTACTGGAAGCTGTACATAGCCGTAATTTTTCCGAAATTTTCAAACCTTTTGTAAGCTGACACCTTAGCGATATGATGCTCAATTTCCTGTTTAGGGTTATCAATATCATAGCTGAAATCTCTCTGATAGATTGGTTGCGGTGAGGTAAGAGCATTGCGCAGATCTTCTGAATTTCCTACGTGAGAACTTCTCAGAATCCCGACAGTGCTTTTGGTGAGATAATAATCAAAAGAAAACCCTTTTTCAAATGTCATCTTCTGTACCCCGAAATTAAATCCGGAGCTCTCTAGCCCGGTATTCATCAGGCCATAATCCGGAGCTTCAAGATCTCCCAGTTTTTTATAGCTTCCGTTGGTTTTGATGGCCCAGCCATTTTCCCATGTTTTTGCCAGTTTCACATTCAGATCGGCTCCTCTTCCGTTTGAAATTCCGGAAAGAGAAACATTCCCCATGATGGTATCTTTCTTAGGCAAAACCTGAGGCTGCAAAACAACGACACCACCTACCGCTCCAGCTCCATATTTCAAAGCAGAGGCTCCTTTGATGACATCGATATGTTCAAAATTATTGACATCTACATTGGGTGCATGTTCCACTCCCCATTCCTGTTCGGCGAGCTTTACCCCGTCATTAAGAATAGAAACCCTGCTTCCATAGAGCCCATGGATAATAGGTTTGGCGATATTATTTCCCGTTTTAAGAACGTTAACACCGGAAATATTGGTTAATAAATTCCCAAGGTTTTCGGTAACATTTCTTGAAAGCATAGCCTTGTCAAGGGTTTTCACCACCATGCTTCCATTGTTCTTATGGCTTCCGTGAACCGTTACTGTTTCGATGTCTCTGACATGGTGTTCCAGTGTAATAACCAAATGAACATCCTGATTAACTCCTATATTTTCAGTATAATCATCACAATCAGGGTGCTGTGCAATGAGGGTATACTTTCCTGCAGGGATTTTGTCAAAGGCAAAGTAACCTTTGTTATTGGTTTTGGCTGTAAAGTTCCCGATTTTAATCACTGCGTTTTCCAGCAGTGTTTTATCATGAAAATCCTGAACGGTTCCCTCTACAGCATACGTTTTTTGTGCACTTGTAAATACTGATCCGCAAAAGATCAGCAGCAGGCAATATATCAATTTCATTGTAAATAGATTGATTGAGCACCCTTTTCAACAGGGTACATTTTCGTTAAAATTTATGGGATTGGGTTAGGTTGATTGTACAATGTACAATGTAAAAAGTATAATGTCTAATGAGAAGTTAGAAGTTAGTAATTGAACATTATTTAAATATTAATTACAAACGATCAGTTGTTTTCCTAACAACCTTAAACTTTACATATTAAACATTGAACTTTAAAGTAAAAACCTTAAACCCAATAAGAATCTGTGAATTATGCAAGTGCGGGCGGTCCCCGGAGCTGAAAAGTGAATTTGGTCTGTGACCAGATTTTCTCCTGAATGGCGATGATTTGTTTTACTTCATGGCTGTAATGCTCAAAAGTAAAACTGAATTCGTCAGGAGCCAATGTATGTCCGGTAACCAAAAAGTGGCAGGCCAGACAGTCGCCAGCTTTCTCTTTAGTAACGGCTTTCGTCACCGTGTTCTCGACTTTTTTAAGATGAAAAGCCTTAAAATAATCTACGGAATCATGATGGTGAAAGCTTTGAGAAAGCAGTGCGAGGAAGTATACCCCAAACAATAGCTTGGAGATAAAACTTTTTAGATTTCTGCTTTCTTTCATAATCATGGTTCAAAATTAGGAAAATAATTTAATTGTTTCCTTAAACTTTCATTAAATTACTTAATGATTATTGATAATATGTAGAAATTAAACTGATTTTGTTACAAAAAAAATGCTCCATAATATTGGGGTTATGGAGCATTTATATTTTCTTTTAATCCAGTTGGGTTCCAAGATATTCCCATTCCTGTAAAGCGGTATCCAGCTCTTCCTTAGCTTTATTGTATTGTTCTAAAGTTTCGTCTGAAGGGTTTTCTTTGGCAAAAGAAGCTTCCATTTCCTCTACTTTTGTTTCAAGCTCGGAAATTTTCTCTTCTACTTTTTTGATTTTATTCTGAATATTTTTCTGTTCTTTACTTACAATTGTTGAAGATTGACTACTAGCCACAGGTTTCTCTTCTACTTTCTTAGGTTCTACCTTTACTTCGCTGTGAAGTTTCGCCTTTTCTGCAGAAATCTCTCTGATGGTTTCCTTCTGTCTGTATTCAAGGTATTCATTGATATCTCCAAGGAATTCTTTCATTTTCCCGTCACGGAATTCGTAGATCTTATCACAAAGTCCCTGTAGGAATTCCCTGTCGTGCGAAATTACAATTAGAGTTCCTTCAAAATTCTGCAGCGCCAGCTTGATAATCTCCTTAGACTGGATATCAAGGTGGTTGGTAGGTTCGTCCATGATCAGCGTGTTGAACGGACGAAGCAACAGCTTACAAAGTGCCAGACGGTTTCTTTCTCCTCCGGAAAGTACTTTTGTTTTCTTCGTAACGGCATCTCCCTGGAAAAGGAAAGATCCTAAAAGGTCTCTTACTCTTGGTCTGGTTTCTTCTGTTGCAGCATCTTCTGCTTCTTCCAGAACTGTTTTATTAGGGGTTAAAACCTCTTCCTGATTCTGAGCAAAGTATCCGATGTTTACATTATGACCTAGATTCCATGTTCCGGAATAATCTTTAATATCTCCTGCTAAAATTTTAGCTAACGTTGTTTTCCCCTGTCCGTTCTGTCCTAAAAGAGCAATTCTGTCTCCCCTCTGAACAATAAAGTCTACATCATCAAAAATCTGCTTCTGCCCGTACGATTTACCAAGGTTAATGGCCTCGAAGATCACTTTCCCCGGAACCATAGACTGTACAAAACGGATATTGAATTTGGAAACGTCTTCATTATCCACTTCGATACGTTCTATTTTATCTAATTTCTTAATAAGCGACTGTGCGAAAGAGGCTTTGGTAGCACTTGCACGGAACTTATTGATGTTGTCTTCCATCTGCTTGATCTCCGCGTCCTGATTCTTTTTAGCCTGAATCAGCTTTTCACGGCGATCTTCTCTCATGATCAGATATTTCGAATAGTTGGCTTTATAGTCGTCAACTTTTTTATTGTTGATATCGAAAGTACGGTTACAAACGGCTGTCATAAACTGCTTATCGTGACTTACCAGTACAATCGCTCCGGGATAATCTTTCAGGAAGTTCTCCAGCCAGATGATGGATTCCATATCCAGGTGGTTGGTAGGCTCATCGAGAAGCATAATATCATTCTTCTGAAGAAGTAATTTTGCCAGTTCGATTCTCATTCTCCATCCTCCGGAAAATTCATCGGTGATTTTCTGGAAATCATCTGCTTTGAATCCCAG of the Chryseobacterium aureum genome contains:
- a CDS encoding trigger factor, which encodes MKVTAQNHDDVSALLTVTLEKSDYKEKVEKQLINYAKNAQVPGFRKGKVPLSMVKKQYEAGIAFEEINRQVSDALNNYVNENKLRLVGQPVPQPVNELNYNADQIEVAFEVGYEPEFTIDLAKYEAPHYKVEASEKEISKSIENMQKRFAEQVPQDKITKDSYIALEVSQVVEEDAEGEHHHHPKNLTITAENKEAFKLVKGLKMDGSVKVTKETLAGDEELAKELGFSKEEVEHLHHNELEVKVKDFYTLNLAELNQDLFDKVYGEGNIKSEEELKEKVKTELDEYFQQNADVHFVNKVLEQVTEKEEVKLPETFLVKWLLFSNQNIQSEAQAQEILEAEKNQLRYQIIEGKLMTDNEINLDYADVLAQAEQLVKNQLAIYGIHHLGDEEIQKYAVEMLKDQEQVRQISSEVAMAKLKDVILEKASKKETKISHDEFLEELKK
- a CDS encoding TonB-dependent receptor, giving the protein MKLIYCLLLIFCGSVFTSAQKTYAVEGTVQDFHDKTLLENAVIKIGNFTAKTNNKGYFAFDKIPAGKYTLIAQHPDCDDYTENIGVNQDVHLVITLEHHVRDIETVTVHGSHKNNGSMVVKTLDKAMLSRNVTENLGNLLTNISGVNVLKTGNNIAKPIIHGLYGSRVSILNDGVKLAEQEWGVEHAPNVDVNNFEHIDVIKGASALKYGAGAVGGVVVLQPQVLPKKDTIMGNVSLSGISNGRGADLNVKLAKTWENGWAIKTNGSYKKLGDLEAPDYGLMNTGLESSGFNFGVQKMTFEKGFSFDYYLTKSTVGILRSSHVGNSEDLRNALTSPQPIYQRDFSYDIDNPKQEIEHHIAKVSAYKRFENFGKITAMYSFQYNHRKEYDIRRTEALSKKPALDLELITNDLNVNHLIERGNWNLETGINAGYQNNYSNTQTEARRLVPNYDRYYAGIYSVLKYKIAPELDLELGGRYDYDHYEVTKWYDLSDWNKTYAADYSDFVVRINQNRILTRPSLTYNNISVNGGIVYHPSEYFNLKFNYARVSRSPNIAELFADGLHHSAAIIERGDMRMKSETGNQFNLVADVKANVLKGLNISVNPYFFYTQNFINQIPTGYQNTQWGGAFVVYSYQQINAKMYGLDVDAQLKITDHLTYKGSGSYVYGQDTTHDVPLILMMPPNFNNSLEFNKKEWKNFYFTVSNNTYLKQTRFPVYNVPIRLFDSDGNAYNEEVDISTPPSGYSLWNLQTGVNLSKNFGIDFSVRNVFNKSHRDYLNRLRFFSNEMGRNFIVTLKYQF
- a CDS encoding ABC-F family ATP-binding cassette domain-containing protein, translated to MLSVQSLGLHHSGNYLFQNVNFTIKKDDKVGLVGKNGAGKSTLLKMLSGEINFYEGEVVTEGSVTIGFLKQDLDFVKGRTVWAETMQAFEQINAWKNELEEVNHQMTVRTDYESDSYTDLINKMTELNDLLMNHDAYNLEGDMEKVLFGLGFKADDFQKITDEFSGGWRMRIELAKLLLQKNDIMLLDEPTNHLDMESIIWLENFLKDYPGAIVLVSHDKQFMTAVCNRTFDINNKKVDDYKANYSKYLIMREDRREKLIQAKKNQDAEIKQMEDNINKFRASATKASFAQSLIKKLDKIERIEVDNEDVSKFNIRFVQSMVPGKVIFEAINLGKSYGQKQIFDDVDFIVQRGDRIALLGQNGQGKTTLAKILAGDIKDYSGTWNLGHNVNIGYFAQNQEEVLTPNKTVLEEAEDAATEETRPRVRDLLGSFLFQGDAVTKKTKVLSGGERNRLALCKLLLRPFNTLIMDEPTNHLDIQSKEIIKLALQNFEGTLIVISHDREFLQGLCDKIYEFRDGKMKEFLGDINEYLEYRQKETIREISAEKAKLHSEVKVEPKKVEEKPVASSQSSTIVSKEQKNIQNKIKKVEEKISELETKVEEMEASFAKENPSDETLEQYNKAKEELDTALQEWEYLGTQLD